TGGTTctaattcacatatatacaatctaATTCCACACAAATATCAATAAAATCAATATAGAATTTGCtaattaaaaaatttcacaagTGTTAAAGGTTTCTCACCTTACCAATGGAAGTTTAGAATAAGACCCAGCAAGCCCACAAAGCTAATTCGGTTCTAAACACCAAAATCATATAATCTTTCAAAATCAACACCCAAATCACGAAACTGAAAGGGAAAAAACTGGGCacaaaattataattttcttaccaaattattcgatgggttttgtagagaattCTAAGACGAGAATTTTGAGACGAATGCGTGGCCACTgacgactcgtcaatcggagctccgaattAGAAGTTACGTAGATTTAAAATGTTGGACAAGGGTTTGGGGTTTCTTTCCCAAATCACCATCCCTCACTCTCTTATTCAGTTTGGAGCATGATAAATGAGGTTAAGTGGCTGGATTTTGGTCTTTATATATGAGCTTTGGACTCGGTTTAAGTTCGATCCAATCGCtttagtccgttggcccaattttagattaaaacttttaaaattatggTTAAAATTCGTATTATAATTAATTCTATCTctctaaactataaaatttaattttttaatttttttgaataataattaattttattagttaattatttattaattttcagaATTTTACATGACAACCTCTATTAATAATTTAGTATTAGATTTAATATCAAATTTTGATATACGGACTAGTCTAACTTTTAAATTAGGTCTAAACTTTGTTTGCGCATGTCCATTCATAAAAGATGTAATTAATTCTAAAAATCGAACTAAATCGGTCGGTTCAATTGGGTTAATCGAAAATTGGTCATCTGACCGTTTTGGTTGACTTTATAAATCGTCTAATAAAATATTGATCAAAGAATTGACCGAACTATTAGTTAATTGGTGAACCGTCAGAATAGATCTGTTATTTAAGGGTTTTCGGTTCGGTATACCCCCTAAAAAATGGTGCCATTTCTGTCACCGGCGTGTGGAAGCTTGATCCTCATCTCTATCTCGCTGTCAATTTGGTTCCTCCTTCGCCAGATCTGCTCGGAGCTACTGTTGGTGTCGCCGTCTCTGTCCTCATCATCAAGCATGTCTCTGTCTTTGAGCCTTCTCTCTCTATTTTTGTGAATGTATCTCTTCTGTCGCGGTGGACTCTTCACCATCCCTCTCTACCATTGTGGTTAttctctttcttcaattattttttattttgttaattataatgaTTCTGGGTtgctataatttttattttggattCTAGTCGCTGGACAGAATAGATTTTGGTTGCTGTGTGAAAATTTGTTTGACTCAGTTGATTAATTTTGTTGCTGGATAGAATAGATTCTAGTTACtgctgctcttttttttttttgccttattAAATTTTATGAAACTGGAATAATTCTGTTGATGGTTGATTTATGATGATGTTGTTGTTAATATGTTGTTGGCTTGTTGCTAATTTTCTTATAATTACTGATGAGTGATGATTAGTGCCTTTGTTTAATTCTAAATTGGAGTTGGGTTTAATTATGAGTTGCTGAGTTTAATTCTAAACTGTTGAATTAATAATACTAATTTTATTGATGTTTGTTTATTCTAAATTACTGATTTTCTGAATGATGATGTTATTGcttgttgatttttttatgattattgattAGTAATGATTAGTGTCTgtatttaattgaaaatttgattattaatttttttttggtgatagAACATTATGtgaaattctaaaattttgaattttattagattaataattatcgaatttaaatatttaaaattatatattaaattttaatcattatttaattaaattgattgaaTTTTAATCGAATTATTAaaccaataaatcaattattttacTGGTTATTGATCGATTCAAATCTCACAATTTTAGTATTTACATAAGATCCTAGGTATATCTCATACGAATCTATTTGAAATAATTTtctttagatttattttttaaatactatAAATAAAAGATTTAACATGCACTTAAAGAATGCTATTGATATCTaatctttatatttttatatatattattaactttttttttttactaaagataaaaaatttgaacccgtacccttttaattaaatatgaagagactatgccatttgagctattactcattggttTATATATTATTAACTTGAATGGCGAAATCTCTTAAAGGTACACCTTgactagattaaaaaaatttgtcaCATTACATATCCTTATCTAATAAGTTTATATTCTACTATTAGAGATAATCCTAATAATTTCACTTTTGTATACCAATACTTTGATACTAACTTTTATTTGcaaattaaatagtataaatcTTATTATTGCGTTCTCCGAACCAAATGAAGTCATCAGCAACTTTTTACTATCTGTATAGAATAAGAATTATtgctaattaattttattgatgaAGTAGAAAAGGACTAATTAAAGAGTAAAGACTCTCTTAGCTTTAAccatatatatatgcatgtatccgaatattgaaaagatatgatagtaTATTCCAATTAATTAATGTGTCACATTGTACTTGGCAACCATAATAACTATATGGTATCGTTGCTTTGTTCACATGAAATGTGGGCATGAATATGGTGACTCCTAACAGCTTTATATACATATACGTGTAAGTTGTAACAAATAGTCATGCATATACAGATTATTCCAATATCTATTTCTAGATTCAGGATCGGATTTTATATTATCAACAAACAATCCTTTCACAAAATGGGTATATTTGTACACAGCAATCTCATGGTCATAGATGATCTTACTCTCCACTAGATTCACTTAAACATTTGGTTCTTCATTCTTTCCACTTTTTTGCCAAATATTCACTTCCACCAAGACAAAAAGTGCAACCATACTTTTTTTTTAGCACTTTCAATTATATAAGATATATTCCATCTGGCAAGAAGGCAAAAAAAACATTATATTAGTCTTTTTTCACTGAATGATGGAGGGTCTTAATTACTTCTCTACAGCTAGGTCCTTACATCAATCTGAAAATGAGTCTCATATACACATATTTGTTTTTTCATTTGAGTTAGAAATTCTATtgtcactacaaaaaaaattatttttaatgacaAAAATTTTAGTGACAATAATATAATGACCATTGTATGtcttatttaacttatatttttatgatagaTATATATTTGTCATTATTACTACATGTTATAATAATAATTGTCGCAAAAACCTTTTAGTGATAAAGTATAAAACGACTAATATCCAGTTGCCTGTAAATATATTAATGACTATTTTTATTGCtgctaaatacaaaataaattactACTAAAAATTATTTGTCTAATAGtatattttcctaatttaaagtTTGGACCTTGTTAACAAGAGATTATTGCATTTATATAAATTTGACTGTTACatatttgaaattagtttttaatgTCTAAAATTGATCATCCCGATCAAGTGACTAATTGCTAAGGTGCTGATTGACTGACTAACTCCCGGATTAAAACcagttatttatatataaatcaatTAACACTTGTTTTTACATGTTAGaaattttataaactattttaaacTGGTTTTATTTTAACGAACTAGTTTAAAACACTATTTGCATGACATTTTTCTTTAACTAAAATAACCATGCAAGATtgttttttaatatgaaaattctCTCTATTATTAAGATGTAGCAGTCCAACAGGAAGAATAAGTAAACAGGATGAGAAGGGGTAAAGTTGTCCAAATAACGTTACTCTTCAAAGatctaaaagattttaaaaagttgacagaaaataatatttatacaaattaaatgttagtgattttttttaatttctaatcaaCATTAGGGACATAATATAGTTAAATTTGTCCTAGTAAAAAGTATTTCCATTTTGCATGTGCTAATTCTCATCACCAATTTAATGAGATAATGCATGTCCATGTTTTTTAGCATAACTTCTCATAAGAAATCTCAGGTATGTACTTATTTAGAAGAGAAATGGATTCCTTTGAACAATCACAGCCATGAATTCATAAATAGAAATTTCAGTAATTAATTGGATTTATGGTATTATTATAGATAGTAACACCAACAACACAAAGCCATGAATAGAATACAGAAATTACATCTTGATACAAAATGTAATAAACTTAATATTAGGAACTATATTTACAAATAATAATAGCAGAGTCATCATTCAAATGCAATAAAATcaagaaataaataaaagcatatgtatatagaagattagaagatcatataaaaaataataccaaTCTAGAAAACTTAGTAACATAGCAACATAAATATGAAACATCTTCATCACTTGCTTCTCTGGCTTCTGCTCTGGCTTTCTTCAGAATGAAGGAACAATGCCATAACCAACTTCTGTAATCAATGGTGTGGAGAACATCTGATCAACTTCAGCTTCAACATCTGTTCTCTTGGCGAATCGACCTTTGATTCGCGGCCGAGTCTCTGCATAGGCCTTTCTTGATGCATACCTTATGGTCTTCTCGAATTTTcttgtcttcttcttctctctataCCTTAGGACTCTGGCTTCTCTGTCCATTGGAGTGAGATGTGAACTCATTTGCATTGGGGTAGGTCCTGAAAATAGGTCAATTGTTCCCTTTGGTGGTCTTGAATGGCAAATTGATCCATTGCTGATTGATGATTCTGGCACTACTCCAACTTCCATTGATGAAACTGATACCTGATTGCCAATACAAAATTGTTTAGCAAAACTTGTTCATTTATTTTTCAATGTCTACTAAACTAGACATTAATTAATATCTTTATCATTTGAAtacaaaatgaaattcaaatttgattcttAGGTTCATTGTCACTGCAAATTCTAGGTAAACACACAACTAATAATGGAACAATTGAAAAAAAGGAGGGAATTTCTTGACAAAGAAGTAAAACTTTTACATATGCAATCATTGGTTAGAGCATGCAATTGGTGAAAGGACACAGTATATGCAACATAAACttctgaatatatatatatagtactaaATAGAGAGAATTATTTGCTTAAAGTTTTGACAGAATATAATGAGATTCAAGATTAGGTGGTGGCTTAAATAAGTCATTTTAAGTACTATAAACACTGAAGGGAACTTTGGTAGTTTGAAAGAGGAAAGGGTAAAAGAGGcaccattttttttttctgaataagATTAAGCAAGCACCAATTAATCAGGATAGTTATTACAATTAGTTAATAGCAAAGGAAATACATACACAGATTATTATGCAGATAAagagataaaatcataaaaccatgccaaaaacaagcaatacagcattagaatttagaaacaattttttaaaaaaatatatacgaaaaattaatattaacttCTAAATTATGTAACAACATGGTGAATTAGTGgagtgaaaaataaattatttttgtaaatttaaatCATCCATTCaaagaatgaaaaattaaatatatagacTTACACTTTGACTAATAGAAGCATTGTAATTGTAGCCAGCTTTGGAAGGCTCAAACTCCAAACCAAGTTGAAAATGCTGAACCGGCACCACACTATCTCCGCCGCCGCCACCACCATAGCTCTTCTGACCACCGCCACCTCCACCATACTGCTGCTGATAACCATAACGATGATCAACACCATCAACCGCAAAgtggttattgttattgttgctgtGATGATGATTGTTATCGTCATCACCACAAGAATTACAATCCACAAGGTCCAAATACTCGTCAACCTCACCACCAAACAAGAAACCATTATTATTactctgttgttggtgatgatggTGATTctggttgttgttgctgctgttacTGTTATTATGGTTGTTGTTGGTGCCGGCCGTGACGGCGGCCGTGGTGTTGGTGTTGTTCAACAACAACCAAGAAGCAGCTTCTTCTTcgtcatcatcttcatcttcttcgtcTTCAACCATCCCAACGAACTCACCATTCGTCCCAGTAACTGGGACGGATGGTGGGCCGTACATAGGTCCAATTGGCACCCTCTGGTGACGACTCGCCAGAGGGTTAGCCGAGTGGATGTCAGCGTCGCAGGAAGAACAGAGCGACGCTGCATCCGCCTTACAAAGGAACGCTGCCGGGGCGCGTTCGCAGGCCTCGCATACCCACACGCGCTCGTGGCGCGAGGCCAAGGTGTTGGCCGCGTGCACGCGCGCGTCGCATGACGCGCACAGATACGCGGAGTCAGCGCGGCAGAAGACCGCACATGGGGCAGAGCGGCAGGTGTCGCACACGCGCGGCGCCCAGGAGGTGGTGTTGGCGTTGGTATCTTCGTCCAACATTTGCGGgagtttttttttgtgtgtgaatGTTTTGTTTTGTGGATTCCGAGGAAAGTGAGGAATGGTGAAGTGAAGTGAAGAAGCTACTAGTAGTTTATTTCTATTACTAATGGAAACAAGAACAAAGCATGTGAATTGTGAAGTGAGTTTATATGTTAATGTAGAGTTGTAGTGATTTGAAGTTGTTGTTGGTGTTGGAGGGGTTGGTTTTGTTGTGTGGGGGAGAGAATCTAAGGGGTGACACGTGGCGGAAAGTTAGTGGTGTGGGAAGGTTTTGAGATTATCTGTGTGTTGGGTTTGTGGGGTGGATGTGGCTTTGAGTTGAGTATTGAGTTTGTGTTTGTGTGTGTATTTGGTTGTGGGATGTGGGACCATATCCTTCTTCTCCAAATCTTTGGTAAAGAAGCCAAAGGAGAGAGTGTGTACCTAAAT
The sequence above is drawn from the Arachis hypogaea cultivar Tifrunner chromosome 4, arahy.Tifrunner.gnm2.J5K5, whole genome shotgun sequence genome and encodes:
- the LOC112797975 gene encoding zinc finger protein CONSTANS-LIKE 2, translated to MLDEDTNANTTSWAPRVCDTCRSAPCAVFCRADSAYLCASCDARVHAANTLASRHERVWVCEACERAPAAFLCKADAASLCSSCDADIHSANPLASRHQRVPIGPMYGPPSVPVTGTNGEFVGMVEDEEDEDDDEEEAASWLLLNNTNTTAAVTAGTNNNHNNSNSSNNNQNHHHHQQQSNNNGFLFGGEVDEYLDLVDCNSCGDDDNNHHHSNNNNNHFAVDGVDHRYGYQQQYGGGGGGQKSYGGGGGGDSVVPVQHFQLGLEFEPSKAGYNYNASISQSVSVSSMEVGVVPESSISNGSICHSRPPKGTIDLFSGPTPMQMSSHLTPMDREARVLRYREKKKTRKFEKTIRYASRKAYAETRPRIKGRFAKRTDVEAEVDQMFSTPLITEVGYGIVPSF